AGCCTGATAAAGGGGTATTTTTGTTCGCTGAAGTCTTGGGGGAGGTACAGAATGTAAAATAGAAGGTGCAGAATATAAATGCCTTAATTGAATGGTCAGCATGAGAGGGTTGATTTCAGCCATCAGATCCATAAAATCGTGTTTTCGGTTTCTTCCCACTGTCACAGTTGAACAACGTGTCTGCTACGTGACTTTAAAGTCCAACTTTAGGGGTATCTAAGTAAGCGCATTTCAAGAGACTAAATTAAATAGACAAGTCAGGACTTCAAAACTTGTCGCTTGGTGAAGGAGATTAATTAACTCTAAGTTTTGAACTATGTTAGAGTTAAGCAATTTCCTTTGCCGCTGTAACTACTTCATGCTTAATTATATGAACAGTCTTTCGAATTCACGACTTACACAATACGTTCAGGTAAATGTTACTTCTACAAAGCAAATAAACTCAAGAAGAAGTAAATTCATTATGCATGCGTAGAATTATGTATCTATTATGACTACAGGGTGATATATAGTAGAGTAGTAGACCAACAAAACCTTGAGCTTAATGTAAATCTGTAGTGTAAGGTTTCTCATTTGAGTCAGTACAAGGAACTAAACGAGTATCCAACTCATATCACATTAGTTAAAATAACACTACAGCCAGCGGAAGAGGGCAGGAAAATAATGCTAGAGTCATAACAGACGTTTCTTTTCTTTCGTTTCAGTATTAGCATTTACAACGAGCTTTGAGATTCTACAGAAAGCATTTTAGAACAGAGGTAAATCTCAAGTCCTATGGAGAGACTACTACGGATATATGGTGAATTATGCTCAATTAAAGGTCAAAAAGGAGGCAAACTCTCGAATCAGTGAGTTTCACCTCCAAGCAGAAGAGGTGGCCATATGTCTGTTCATCCAACCAAGATAAAGAGCACCATCTCTATGTTCAAGCCTATAATTTTGACTGAACTCCTTTAGGAGATTTTGTATAGCAACCATCACTGAAGAACTCAATTGACACTGTTTAAATCCAGCCATGGAAAGTCTTGACCTCCACTTTCCCAAAAGTTCATGCCTCTCCACCCTCTCAACCCCCTCACAAGCTATCATGTTGACGATGTCTCGTGCCACGCAATGCTGCTCTGCGCTAATCCGCTTCTTGTCATCTCTGGGGCAAGCCACATCTATAGATTCAAACATTGCAGTATAATAATCCAGGGTCTCAACAAACCTGTGAAAGAATGGGGACGTGTTGGTGTTGGATTCTTGCTCAACAATGGTAACAACCTTGGGAGACAACCTCTTAACCAACCTCAGCAATCTATCTCTGTGATTCTCAGTGCTCACACTCTCATCAGGCATGTGGTGCAAAACATAGGGAAAACTTACAGCCAGAGCTTCTCCGGGTAGAACTTCAATATTTCCTCGTACAACCTCACAGCCAGATATTGCAGCACTGCGGAATTCAAATGGAACTCCACAAGACCTGGCAAAATCTGAAAGCCTTTCTCCTACAATCTGAAGTCCTCCACCACGTGCATGAATCGACTGCGAATCATCAACACCTGTCACACGAAGGGAGGGGGGTCCCCCAGGCCTATGTGCAAGAGCCTGGATAAGTAAATGCCACTGCGTGCCCTGCGCAATTTGGAAATCAATTATGTGAATCCTGGACTCATTTGCCATTGCTTCTTCAATGACAGCATTTGCAGATATGTATGCAAACTTCCAGTACGGGCAAATCTGGTACAAAATGTGCATGTAACTCATTAGTTCTTTGCTTGTTGGTTGTTCACAATTCAAGGATTTGTAGATGAGATTCCCTGATGATTCCAACCTTGCTCTAAGCCCCTCCAATAAGTAAGCACCCAGCCTCTGGATTGGATCACCAGAGACTGATACCATTTTCCCCAATACATTATCCATCCAGCCTCTTGCTGTTGGAACATCATCATCAGACACAGCCTGTGCACATACCCTGAGGACTCCTTTCAAGTCAAATTGTGCAACGTTCTCTGCAATCTGATCCCAGTTATGTTTAGCCAACTGAGATGATCCCTGGAGGCCACCCTTGACGACGCAGCAGCCGCAACTGTCTGATTGTTCAGGCCCCAACAATGAAATCTCCAGTTCTCTAAGCTTGTGCTTCAGTTCATGCCCGTCATCAACACTGGACAAGCCGCTTATTGGCGAACCGTAGGTGTTGTCAGAGGACTGCTGGTGATCTGAATAGCATGACTGAGAACCCTGTGGAGAAAATGGAGTCCTTTTAGATGATACACTGGCATAGGAAGGAGAATCATCACAATCCACGAAACAAGTAGTGGGTGCTGGGCATGATTCTAGAGTAAAGTATTGCTCCTTGCAGGTTTCAAAAGAAACACTTGTTCCCTGGCTGCTGCTATCATGGCATAGATTGCTTTGCAACATTTGGTAAATGCCTTGCACAGGCTGGTGATAGAAATGGACACCAGCTGAACTTGGGTGTTTCTGAGACGTTTGCATctacaaaataactattaaCTCCACCAATGAGAATAACAAGTAGTCAATCTTTGTAATTCGGAAGGTTCTTTCCAACCGCACCGGATCACTTGATGGTCATTCAGAGACACAGAGTATAGCATTAAAATTTTGCAGATTACTCATAGTCACCGTCTTTATGGGTTGCTAGATGCAATAATTATCTGCCAAGTGCCAACAACAGTTCATAGATGTTTTAAAGACACACAACCTGCATATTAAAATAAGATAGAATTATTAAGAACAGTTAACGTTGATTAAACAAAGCAAAGAAATACGTTCAAACGGGTTGACAGATGaagatctaaaaataattaagatgagctaaacaaaagtaaattcaaacttcaaatgtctatcaaaggaaaaaaaaaggctaCTGAAGAGATTCTCGCATGAATccatgtaattaaaaatatttgattagtaCGAATCCTGAGAGCTATACACCTTCTCCAGAGTCATGAGATGCAAACTCACTCTCATATGGAAATAGGATTTCTTTTAAGGTGGAAGGAGGTGGTGTTAATTTTTAGAATCTGACTGATCAATCAAGGAGCTTAAATAAATCTCCCAATACTTATAGATAGGCATCAATAGATTCAATACACTTTAAATTACCATCCACTAGTATTTAGTTAAATTTCCCAACTGAGActtcatcaaataataaaagatcATAGAAGAAATCCTGACAATAATAAGGCAACCAGAAaccacagaaaaaaaaagtatatatttacTCGTGTCATGTTCCCGAGGaaaagaacttttgatcggATACGCTAGCAGTAGCGCGTAATTTAAAATTGCGGAAACATACACACAAATTATACATAACCGAAAGGCTCTGTTCTGTAAAAATAGAAAGCATTTGACTCAACGATTCAACAAGGGAAGAAGAATAAATGCACAAGGAAAGACCACTGCTGACACTCgaggaaggaaaaaataaataaaatcaaccaTACATGCCAGGAAATTCAACCCCTTGGGTGCCAAAACCGAAAATCGTCAACCTCTGAGGAAAGTTAGAGGCTTTGAGATCACCACAAGACTGACTAGTAACAGAAGAGAGACTTAGACGTAAAAAAGAAAgtagttttcttcatttttttgggggggggttctcttaactaataaaaaaagtggAAGTCGTTGCTGAAACCCGACGAAATTGAATGGTAAGGAGGTCGGTTGGCCAACGGGTATTCTATGTGGGGATTGTCGATAAAACCGGAAAATTGAAAATGAGACAGAAGTGGgagtttgagctgaatgatcCAACAGATGAGACAGCAATTAGAGGCATTCCCCACAAGGCATGAACACATGTAGTTGAAAACTAGGAAGTGTCCAGCGAGAGCATACCTGTGTCTGTGACTGCTCAGTTTGAGTTGTGGGGTGCAGTGcagagaggagagagaaaccAGATTGCTTGCCAATGCCAGCAACTAACCTAAAAAACTATGGATTTGTAGCCACTGagttatgattttataattaaaagttggGTAGTGAATACTAGTATTTATTAAGAAGTGAAAATTACACGTTGTTTGTAGATTGATTCACTATCCTATCACTCGGTCGGGTTGAGTTGAACACTGCTAAGGAAGGAACTAGGAAAGTCAGCTTTGCTGGGAATACCGAGTAGTGCAATGTACGGTACAATTCAACATATAGAATCTTCTTCTCCACCGTTAAAGTTTAAACCAACCTCTCTCTCTCATCCATGTGCCCTCTGACAAACcagaaattattatttactcCTTCATTGCCACCTCAGGGGTTCTCTTAACCAATATGCCTTTGACACGTAAAGCATTTTCTTTACTCACTAATTCTTTAATTGTTTGGTTAGAAAtatagtgaaaagaaaaacatataaaataaaaaatacaaatataaggAATAGGGAAACGAGCACT
This region of Glycine max cultivar Williams 82 chromosome 7, Glycine_max_v4.0, whole genome shotgun sequence genomic DNA includes:
- the LOC100792931 gene encoding scarecrow-like protein 13-like translates to MQTSQKHPSSAGVHFYHQPVQGIYQMLQSNLCHDSSSQGTSVSFETCKEQYFTLESCPAPTTCFVDCDDSPSYASVSSKRTPFSPQGSQSCYSDHQQSSDNTYGSPISGLSSVDDGHELKHKLRELEISLLGPEQSDSCGCCVVKGGLQGSSQLAKHNWDQIAENVAQFDLKGVLRVCAQAVSDDDVPTARGWMDNVLGKMVSVSGDPIQRLGAYLLEGLRARLESSGNLIYKSLNCEQPTSKELMSYMHILYQICPYWKFAYISANAVIEEAMANESRIHIIDFQIAQGTQWHLLIQALAHRPGGPPSLRVTGVDDSQSIHARGGGLQIVGERLSDFARSCGVPFEFRSAAISGCEVVRGNIEVLPGEALAVSFPYVLHHMPDESVSTENHRDRLLRLVKRLSPKVVTIVEQESNTNTSPFFHRFVETLDYYTAMFESIDVACPRDDKKRISAEQHCVARDIVNMIACEGVERVERHELLGKWRSRLSMAGFKQCQLSSSVMVAIQNLLKEFSQNYRLEHRDGALYLGWMNRHMATSSAWR